In Aspergillus luchuensis IFO 4308 DNA, chromosome 1, nearly complete sequence, the following are encoded in one genomic region:
- a CDS encoding uncharacterized protein (COG:S;~EggNog:ENOG410PPHV;~InterPro:IPR039601;~go_component: GO:0000500 - RNA polymerase I upstream activating factor complex [Evidence IEA];~go_process: GO:0042790 - nucleolar large rRNA transcription by RNA polymerase I [Evidence IEA]), which produces MSSPTPYEPDEDDDDTSEYKLEIKRSQTSAPLPVPPSTGPTSSTTNPPVQTSKTERRSARGTRAQALEDLQLSLSKESAEAYSSVLAGIIGDHAPVPTINGGENHITSQNGIVTWTPKEKEVLYNVLDRKSKDGVQEISRQLGSKSELEVQEHLNLLHTGLERQHLKDRHTRTIILGEVPAAAEISKDCCDELDQYAELVSMEEQLAEDVAGKQKHQDLWIINRETAEELSQKVKSQGADPSASSSAHLTAELFNMRKWIRLSERFFMNFGGARLEDNWTNVAFADETPSMTADSFADFYALTISLTRRLVQSSLFFAMSRLRNMRQTGNQKANVVRSRDVKTALDVLNMQRDRSDYWVGLARRCSLKVEDSRHRKGWKSIHMEHDEVEDILSGKIPLESESRERSASRGRSGSRAPENTDVEDPDYSDDESEYSSAASSVLSSPTLSPVEEQSTDPEDDHAEQVDGQMSRLEEVGLWKLIGEPPPQSLETQIQKYDAQDAVPRRPVGQRKTKEDLVDWRDRTFYRSEWEEYGHDLVDLYDELSENRRKRRRFDQTDTKLTDRLIPTPDQPRVGLSDTRVMENDSDHANDEGDYDEMRVDEPTPSKFEMEGFPDREGSSSQGESPISEHASRLIEELGGHSEGYQPRRDLRSGVMLVPSKATEADSPPRRRLRGAIKPQSDSEAASSTDDNLPELQAASSEEEETDEGEVPLYSHPMSPADPVSD; this is translated from the coding sequence ATGAGCAGCCCAACTCCATATGAAccagacgaagacgacgacgacacaTCGGAATACAAGCTCGAGATCAAGCGTTCACAAACAAGCGCCCCGTTACCGGTTCCTCCGTCAACTGGTCCCACTTCGTCGACAACAAATCCACCCGTGCAAACGTCGAAGACGGAACGCAGGTCCGCAAGAGGCACGCGGGCCCAGGCGCTAGAGGATCTACAATTATCGCTATCGAAGGAGTCTGCGGAAGCATACTCTAGCGTGCTTGCGGGAATCATCGGAGATCATGCGCCCGTCCCTACAATCAACGGTGGTGAGAACCACATTACATCGCAGAATGGAATCGTGACCTGGACCccgaaggaaaaggaggtaCTATATAATGTTTTGGATAGGAAGAGCAAGGATGGGGTTCAAGAAATTTCTCGTCAGCTAGGCTCAAAATCTGAGCTTGAAGTTCAGGAGCATTTGAACCTGCTCCATACGGGCCTGGAAAGACAGCACCTAAAAGATCGTCATACTAGGACAATTATTCTAGGTGAAGTACCCGCAGCAGCTGAAATAAGCAAGGACTGCTGTGATGAGCTCGACCAATACGCTGAATTGGTTTCAATGGAGGAGCAGTTGGCAGAAGATGTCGCTGGAAAGCAGAAGCATCAAGACCTGTGGATCATCAATCGGGAGACAGCAGAAGAGCTTTCGCAGAAAGTCAAGTCCCAGGGCGCCGATCCAAGTGCTAGCTCCAGTGCGCATCTTACGGCTGAGCTCTTCAATATGAGAAAGTGGATCCGGCTGTCAGAACGATTCTTTATGAATTTTGGCGGTGCACGACTGGAAGACAACTGGACCAATGTAGCCTTCGCGGATGAGACACCGTCCATGACTGCCGATTCGTTCGCGGACTTCTACGCATTGACGATCAGTCTGACACGCCGTCTTGTCCAgtcatctcttttcttcgcAATGTCAAGGCTGCGAAATATGCGACAAACTGGCAATCAAAAGGCGAACGTCGTGAGGTCTCGCGATGTTAAGACTGCGCTGGACGTGCTCAACATGCAACGGGACCGTTCCGACTACTGGGTCGGCCTGGCGCGGCGATGCAGTTTGAAGGTTGAAGATTCTCGTCATCGAAAGGGGTGGAAATCAATACACATGGAGCATGATGAGGTAGAGGATATCTTGTCTGGTAAGATACCTTTGGAATCAGAGTCGCGTGAGAGAAGTGCCTCGAGGGGAAGGTCAGGAAGCCGTGCTCCAGAGAACACGGATGTTGAGGACCCAGATTACAGCGATGACGAGTCTGAATACTCCTCCGCGGCATCATCCGTGCTCTCTTCGCCTACGTTGTCTCCAGTTGAAGAACAGTCAACAGATCCAGAGGACGACCATGCTGAACAGGTTGATGGTCAGATGAGCCGTCTTGAGGAAGTGGGCCTATGGAAGCTCATTGGTGAGCCACCTCCACAGTCCCTCGAAACCCAAATTCAAAAATATGATGCGCAAGATGCTGTCCCACGGAGGCCGGTTGGCCAGCGCAAGACAAAGGAGGACCTGGTCGATTGGCGCGACAGGACGTTTTATCGCAGCGAATGGGAGGAATACGGGCATGATCTTGTGGACCTATACGACGAGCTTTCAGAAAACCGGCGGAAGAGGCGACGTTTCGACCAGACAGATACAAAGCTTACAGATCGGTTGATACCGACTCCTGATCAGCCGCGTGTCGGCCTTTCTGACACTCGAGTCATGGAAAATGACAGCGACCATGCGAATGATGAAGGTGACTACGATGAAATGCGGGTGGATGAGCCGACACCATCCAAATTTGAAATGGAAGGGTTTCCAGATAGAGAAGGTTCCTCCTCACAGGGCGAAAGTCCTATATCCGAACATGCATCTCGCCTGATTGAAGAGCTTGGGGGTCATTCAGAAGGGTATCAGCCACGAAGAGACCTGAGATCAGGCGTTATGCTAGTCCCTTCCAAGGCCACGGAAGCAGATAGTCCTCCACGTCGTCGCCTTCGCGGGGCGATCAAGCCTCAATCGGATAGTGAGGCAGCGTCTAGTACTGACGACAATCTACCTGAGCTACAGGCAGCCTCgtccgaagaggaggagaccgATGAAGGCGAGGTGCCATTGTATTCCCACCCAATGAGCCCAGCCGATCCGGTGTCGGACTGA
- the URE2 gene encoding glutathione S-transferase family protein (COG:O;~EggNog:ENOG410PHHE;~InterPro:IPR036249,IPR036282,IPR010987,IPR004045, IPR004046;~PFAM:PF13409,PF00043,PF14497,PF13410,PF13417, PF02798;~go_function: GO:0005515 - protein binding [Evidence IEA];~go_process: GO:0006749 - glutathione metabolic process [Evidence IEA]), with product MSLKPITLWGHTQGPNPWKVAMVLEELEIPYKTIYVASGDVKKEPFTLVNPNGRVPAIEDPNTGITLWESGAIIEYLTEKYDKDNKISFPAGTPEFFETKQWLHFQMSGQGPYFGQAIWFRRHHPEVVPSAQERYKKEVLRVSWVLDNVLKDREYLVGGRCSYADISFVQWYNYFGSATDNDVDLEKEYPNLYAWLEKIKARPAISKTASLQKEAIANETH from the coding sequence ATGTCTCTCAAACCCATCACCCTCTGGGGCCACACCCAGGGCCCCAATCCCTGGAAAGTGGCCATGGTACTCGAAGAACTCGAAATCCCCTACAAAACGATATATGTAGCTTCTGGAGACGTCAAAAAAGAACCTTTCACCCTCGTCAACCCCAACGGCCGCGTCCCCGCCATCGAGGACCCTAACACGGGAATCACACTGTGGGAGTCCGGCGCCATCATCGAATATCTGACCGAAAAATACGACAAAGACAACAAGATAAGTTTTCCGGCTGGTACCCCCGAGTTCTTCGAAACGAAACAATGGCTACACTTCCAGATGAGTGGGCAGGGCCCGTACTTCGGTCAGGCTATCTGGTTCCGACGACATCACCCTGAAGTGGTTCCTAGTGCTCAGGAGAGATACAAGAAAGAGGTTCTTCGGGTGTCATGGGTACTGGACAACGTCCTAAAAGACAGAGAATACCTGGTCGGTGGACGTTGTAGTTACGCGGACATCTCGTTCGTGCAGTGGTACAATTACTTTGGGTCCGCTACGGATAATGATGTtgatctggagaaggaatACCCGAACCTTTACGCCTGGCTGGAAAAAATCAAGGCAAGACCGGCTATCTCTAAGACGGCCAGTCTACAGAAGGAAGCAATCGCAAATGAAACGCACTGA
- the rscE gene encoding putative RSC complex subunit (RSC8) (COG:B;~EggNog:ENOG410PFJS;~InterPro:IPR009057,IPR017884,IPR036388,IPR041984, IPR032451,IPR007526,IPR001005;~PFAM:PF16495,PF00249,PF13921,PF04433;~go_function: GO:0005515 - protein binding [Evidence IEA]) — protein MEDNQVMSGGATEDAQAINVAQDAPGDVITTSGSQSHQGSPEKKTETGPDTNNPLDAPASPKRQNADGEPEDEEMGGTETETKKETDGGEDLADVAAQSGAEGATDEQPAQAKASIEASARSHLVSQTHAIILPSYSTWFDMHLIHPIEKKALAEFFNGRNRSKTPAVYKDYRDFMINTYRLNPIEYLTVTACRRNLAGDVCAIMRVHSFLEQWGLINYQVDPQTRPSNIGPPFTGHFRVVADTPRGLQPFQPGPNHFVKPGKPLPATDRAASATPAAKADLNLEIRRNVYDDKGKEITPATEDKDKQTNGEGSTNGTTGDSTKAMESASKEPRKKFNCFSCGIDCTRLRFHYAKATPATANPAAPDTKYDLCPNCFLQGRMPSSHSASDFVKLEDSPYSIAPDRDAPWSDSELVLLLEGLENFDDNWEQIATHVGSRTKEECVMKFLQLEIEDKYLDDMPEVRAGNGREPISQTENPVLSVVAFLAQMAEPAVAAAAAGRSVEEIRKELRKQLEKGSGAQDKGKEKEGSATVKAEDSMEVDSAREEATEQAVEVAGSDKGKASLPTVALAASAARAGALASHEEREMTRLVSSAVNVTLQKFEIKLQQFNEMEEIIEAERRELELARQQLFLDRMAFKKRVKEVQDTLQAVSLRGPGEETNNMLADAATTGIGNRYNFQPAGGDVRGVQPLSAETGADYKTLDL, from the exons ATGGAAGACAACCAGGTTATGTCTGGTGGCGCCACTGAGGATGCTCAGGCTATTAACGTGGCACAGGATGCCCCAGGTGATGTGATTACCACTTCCG GATCGCAATCGCATCAGGGATCTCCTGAGAAAAAGACCGAGACTGGCCCCGATACTAATAACCCGCTAGATGCCCCCGCTTCACCCAAGCGCCAGAATGCCGATGGCGAacccgaggatgaggagatgggcGGCACCGAGACGGAGACCAAGAAGGAGACCGATGGAGGCGAGGACCTCGCTGATGTTGCCGCACAGTCCGGCGCTGAAGGTGCTACAGATGAACAGCCGGCGCAGGCCAAGGCATCCATTGAAGCCTCCGCGCGCTCACATCTCGTTTCGCAAACCcacgccatcatcctccccagcTACTCCACCTGGTTCGACATGCACCTCATTCACCCGATCGAGAAGAAGGCTTTGGCGGAGTTCTTCAACGGCAGAAACCGTAGCAAGACCCCTGCCGTTTACAAAGATTACCGTGATTTCATGATCAACACCTACCGTTTGAACCCTATCGAGTACCTCACAGTCACTGCGTGCCGCCGCAACCTTGCCGGAGACGTCTGTGCGATCATGCGCGTGCACTCCTTCCTGGAGCAATGGGGTCTCATCAACTACCAG GTGGATCCCCAAACACGTCCGTCCAACATCGGCCCTCCTTTCACTGGCCATTTCCGAGTGGTCGCCGATACCCCCAGAGGCCTCCAGCCATTCCAGCCCGGACCCAACCACTTCGTCAAGCCCGGAAAGCCTTTGCCGGCCACGGATCGTGCAGCATCGGCCACCCCGGCTGCCAAGGCCGACCTGAACCTCGAGATCCGTCGCAATGTGTATGATGACAAGGGCAAGGAGATCACCCCTGCTACGGAGGACAAAGACAAGCAGACCAATGGCGAAGGCTCAACGAACGGTACGACGGGCGATTCGACCAAGGCGATGGAGAGCGCTTCCAAGGAACCGAGAAAGAAGTTCAACTGCTTCTCCTGTGGCATCGATTGTACTCGCCTCAGATTCCACTACGCAAAGGCGACACCAGCAACCGCCAACCCAGCTGCACCTGACACCAAGTACGACCTGTGCCCCAACTGTTTCCTTCAGGGCCGGATGCCGTCCAGCCACAGTGCTTCCGACTTCGTCAAGCTCGAAGACAGCCCATACTCGATTGCCCCCGACCGGGATGCTCCGTGGTCGGATTCGGAGCttgtgctgttgctggaggGATTGGAGAACTTCGACGACAACTGGGAACAAATTGCCACTCACGTTGGATCCAGGACAAAGGAGGAGTGCGTGATGAAGTTCTTGCAGCTGGAGATCGAAGACAAGTATCTGGATGATATGCCCGAGGTTCGTGCTGGCAATGGGCGGGAGCCTATCAGCCAGACCGAGAACCCTGTCCTGTCCGTGGTTGCGTTCCTTGCACAGATGGCCGAGCCTGCCGTGGCCGCAGCTGCCGCCGGCCGCTCCGTGGAGGAGATCCGCAAGGAATTGAGAAAGCAGCTCGAGAAGGGCTCTGGAGCCCAAGACAAGggcaaggaaaaggaaggcagTGCCACAGTCAAGGCCGAGGATTCCATGGAAGTGGACTCTGCTCGCGAGGAAGCAACCGAGCAAGCTGTCGAGGTCGCTGGCTCCGACAAGGGCAaggcttcccttcccactGTGGCCCTCGCGGCTTCTGCCGCTCGTGCTGGTGCTCTGGCTTCTCACGAAGAACGTGAAATGACCCGCCTGGTCTCATCGGCCGTCAACGTCACCCTCCAGAAGTTCGAGATCAAGCTGCAGCAGTTTaatgagatggaggagatcatCGAAGCCGAACGCCGGGAACTTGAGCTCGCTCGCCAGCAGCTCTTCCTCGACCGTATGGCCTTCAAGAAGCGCGTCAAGGAGGTCCAGGACACTTTGCAGGCCGTTAGTCTTCGGGGCCCTGGCGAGGAGACCAATAACATGCTCGCCGATGCTGCTACGACCGGGATCGGCAACCGCTATAACTTCCAACCGGCAGGAGGTGACGTTAGAGGCGTGCAGCCGTTGAGTGCAGAAACAGGCGCTGACTACAAGACGTTGGACCTGTAA
- a CDS encoding uncharacterized protein (COG:S;~EggNog:ENOG410PRA5), producing the protein MPAQKRTSTDMMNPAIATGPDKENQTVVKAALPSGNTQKSCDEIRQEICQFIASGQMSANEFQRAIDVSPRSYSEFLSQEGVKGARSATYRNALKFFNGRSGGPVMPLAETQPAATAVGSVPKRAKKNQPASPAAVDLSDVQLVGDEDGSVQVFETCDVVRRKIRAHLRTTGVTQAGFMREAAKAAYPAGTKRLNANSFGEFLKKKGPTAGSSGAVFYASYVYFEKLRIKNGKPKDAFRLEMEKLWPNGFELENAANGRMWCGPNQRPWVDIYGKVHFS; encoded by the coding sequence ATGCCTGCGCAGAAGAGAACCTCCACTGATATGATGAATCCTGCGATCGCTACTGGCCCTGATAAAGAGAATCAGACAGTAGTAAAAGCAGCACTGCCTTCCGGGAATACGCAGAAAAGCTGCGACGAGATTCGGCAGGAGATATGCCAATTCATCGCTTCAGGACAGATGAGCGCCAATGAGTTCCAGCGCGCAATTGACGTATCTCCGCGGTCTTATTCCGAGTTTTTGAGCCAGGAGGGCGTTAAGGGCGCCCGGTCGGCGACGTATAGAAACGCCTTGAAGTTTTTTAACGGCCGGAGCGGAGGTCCTGTCATGCCGTTGGCTGAGACTCAGCCTGCGGCAACTGCGGTGGGAAGTGTCCCGAAGCGggcgaagaagaaccagcCAGCGAGTCCGGCTGCGGTTGACCTTTCGGATGTTCAGCtggttggagatgaggatgggagtGTGCAGGTCTTTGAAACGTGTGatgtggtgaggaggaagatcagGGCGCATCTGCGTACGACTGGAGTGACGCAGGCGGGCTTCATGAGAGAGGCTGCGAAGGCGGCGTATCCTGCGGGTACGAAGAGACTGAACGCGAATTCGTTCGGGGAGTttctcaagaagaagggccctACCGCTGGGAGCTCAGGGGCGGTATTCTATGCCTCGTATGTGTATTTTGAGAAGTTGAGGATCAAAAATGGAAAGCCGAAGGACGCTTTTCGACttgagatggagaagctctGGCCGAATGGCTTCGAGCTTGAGAATGCAGCTAACGGGAGGATGTGGTGTGGTCCTAATCAGAGACCCTGGGTTGACATATATGGGAAGGTGCACTTTTCGTGA
- a CDS encoding uncharacterized protein (COG:S;~EggNog:ENOG410PS02;~InterPro:IPR008011;~PFAM:PF05347), whose protein sequence is MSAIHIPPETWRHLLRSLLRECSYLPDPVARVTFHAQILQRFRRYTQKKETDQHRLLLLRKSATHQLSLLRRANEGYTKPLEKVLQQAYGRRGRRRQELIQALVTPADAVDALNAADVQTVAQEAPEMFEDGWRPPSVMVDLLKAQNRNSMITTLNAGYYTKQVEPVVPAENIWGKPLAPSRRRNIRRKWYNQTLHNLFPPLPDSELRVLEGLMSGTIPWAPPKRRKAVGASSAPESTLDAGFLTEGPQKGDNFENYVDGRPHNITRRFMQRLWKRISCLVPRVNWDTRSGKPAFTWDVLYSGPKLALRLDESTASELFAGIDANGRMIKEQPKEASG, encoded by the coding sequence ATGTCTGCCATTCACATCCCTCCCGAAACATGGCGTCACCTTCTCCGCTCCTTGCTCCGCGAATGCTCCTACCTTCCCGACCCCGTCGCCAGAGTTACATTTCATGCCCAGATCCTCCAACGATTCCGACGGTATACCCAGAAGAAAGAGACGGATCAACATCGACTTCTATTACTCCGGAAGTCAGCAACACACCAACTGTCTCTGCTCAGACGAGCCAATGAAGGATATACAAAGCCGCTGGAAAAGGTCTTGCAGCAGGCCTATGGCCGCAGAGGGCGACGGAGACAAGAGCTCATACAAGCATTGGTCACACCAGCGGACGCAGTGGACGCATTGAATGCGGCGGATGTGCAGACAGTGGCACAGGAAGCACCAGAGATGTTCGAGGATGGATGGCGGCCCCCTTCGGTCATGGTTGATCTCTTGAAAGCTCAGAACCGTAACTCAATGATCACGACGCTGAATGCCGGGTACTATACCAAGCAAGTCGAACCAGTGGTTCCCGCGGAGAATATCTGGGGCAAACCGCTTGCTCCGTCTCGTCGCAGAAATATTCGGAGGAAATGGTACAATCAGACGCTACATAATCTGTTTCCACCACTGCCTGACTCGGAGCTCAGGGTGTTGGAGGGTCTTATGTCGGGGACTATACCATGGGCGCCACCCAAACGACGAAAGGCAGTTGGGGCTTCTTCCGCCCCTGAGTCTACTCTAGATGCTGGCTTTCTGACAGAGGGACCACAGAAGGGGGATAATTTTGAGAATTATGTTGACGGACGACCCCATAACATCACCCGACGGTTCATGCAGAGGCTCTGGAAACGCATATCCTGTCTAGTTCCTCGCGTGAACTGGGATACTAGAAGCGGAAAGCCTGCATTCACCTGGGACGTACTCTACTCGGGACCTAAGCTGGCTCTGAGATTGGACGAAAGCACAGCGTCTGAGCTCTTCGCAGGCATCGATGCCAATGGTCGAATGATCAAAGAACAACCAAAAGAAGCATCGGGATGA